From the genome of Candidatus Rokuibacteriota bacterium, one region includes:
- a CDS encoding glucose 1-dehydrogenase, with amino-acid sequence MGRLDGQVAVITGGANGIGRETALRFLDEGARVVIADLNARNAEAVLERAASRGHRDAIRFARTDVAEERDVEAMIGGAVEAFGGLDCVFNNAGIGGAFGPITETRVGEWDFTLGVLLRGVFLGMKHGARVMKAQGRGGSIISTASVAGFAAGGGAHCYSAAKAAVMNLTRTVAVELAPHRIRVNAIAPGPLMTDLFHRGSQAAAEQTILDKQPWPDVGRGEDVAGVALFLASADARFVTGETVVVDGGLLARGPAVFGSGADSPLLKAAGLDRGSTGEPSEVRRVER; translated from the coding sequence ATGGGCAGGCTCGACGGGCAGGTCGCGGTGATCACCGGCGGTGCCAACGGCATCGGCCGCGAGACGGCGCTCAGGTTCCTCGACGAGGGGGCGCGCGTGGTGATCGCCGATCTCAACGCGCGCAACGCCGAGGCCGTCCTGGAGCGGGCGGCGTCGCGCGGGCACCGCGACGCCATCCGCTTCGCCCGGACCGACGTCGCCGAGGAGCGGGACGTCGAGGCGATGATCGGCGGCGCAGTGGAGGCCTTTGGCGGGCTGGACTGTGTGTTCAACAATGCAGGGATCGGCGGCGCCTTCGGCCCGATCACCGAGACCCGGGTCGGGGAGTGGGACTTCACGCTGGGCGTGCTGCTGCGGGGGGTGTTCCTGGGCATGAAGCACGGGGCGCGCGTCATGAAGGCCCAGGGCCGGGGCGGCTCGATCATCTCCACGGCCTCGGTGGCCGGCTTCGCCGCCGGTGGCGGGGCCCACTGCTACTCGGCCGCCAAGGCCGCGGTGATGAACCTCACGCGGACGGTGGCCGTGGAGCTGGCGCCCCACCGGATCCGCGTCAACGCCATCGCCCCCGGCCCGCTGATGACGGATCTCTTCCACCGGGGAAGCCAGGCCGCCGCCGAGCAGACCATCCTGGACAAGCAGCCCTGGCCGGATGTCGGCCGGGGGGAGGACGTGGCCGGCGTCGCGCTCTTCCTCGCTTCGGCGGATGCGCGCTTCGTCACGGGCGAGACCGTCGTGGTGGACGGTGGTCTCCTGGCGCGCGGGCCGGCCGTCTTCGGCAGCGGCGCCGACAGCCCCCTGCTCAAGGCCGCGGGGCTGGACAGGGGCTCCACGGGCGAGCCATCCGAGGTGCGCCGCGTTGAACGCTGA